The region TCTCcaccatttttttttcctttttaaatcttTATTTGGTTGGATAAGCAATAAGATTATGAGAATTCGAAAGAACAAGAAGCTATCGTGGTTAATATATGCGCAAGGTCCAAGGGCTGAGAGTGTTCACGTTTGCCGGCTGAACCAGTCACCGTGGGATGTGAATCCTTTACCTCAAGAACCGTACCCTTCATATCTCCACCACCGAGTAATTAACACTTTCTCGTCGCTCTTTATTTTCCTTGTTTGTTTCTTATACCAGATCTACTTTCTTCTCCCTCACCATTGCGCTCCCTTTATCTACattcctcttttttctttttagggtTTTCCCCGTTTAGGGTTTAAACAAGACCCTAAATCCTCTCGTTATCGTCTATTTTCCCTTCAGAATACTCGATTTTCGTTAAAGGATCTTCGTCGTTTCATTGTATTAGTTTTTTACTCGGGTTAGCttagtttattattttcttcttctcttttttctgaAATAATCCAGTTAGAATATGAAGATAGTTTTAATGGAAATGGGGGCATTGGCGATTCTGTCGGTGCTGTTGAGAGGTAATTTACTTCGTATTCTTCGATTCCACTCCTTTTTATCAATTTGCCTCATGGTATTGTATGTATTAgggttttttctttaaaaaaaaaacgaaaagaatAGGGCGAGTTCTTGAAAGTAAAAAACCCAGTTTGTGTGTCTTGAAAAGTGTTGCGTTATTGCTCGAAACGCAGCGAGGCTACGATGGTGGGGAGTAAAGAGCAAGCGATTATGAAAATGGGAGGCATGATTATCGATGATAATGGCGATAACGATGAGATTAAAACAGCCAAGAAGACCCAATGCCAAGAAGAGGAGGCTTTGCTGCAATCTTCCAACAACAACAGCAGTAGCAGCAGCAGCGATGGTGGAAACAATATGAATCCCACATCGTTGACCAGCAAGAAAGCCGATAATCAGTTGACTAGGAGCCGCCGTGGATCACGAGCCCGAACATCCAGGAGAGGTGGCTCATCATCGGCATCGAACCTGAATGATTTCTACTATTATTCTGGGTTTGGGCCGTCGTGGGGAAAAAGGAGACACGGAAGTGATAAAGAAAGCGAAATCAGCAAGAATCTCGTAGAGGTTGAAAACAACGACAGTGTTACCACTGCCCAAAACAATTCGACGCTGTCGTCTTCTTCACAAATCGATGACAATGAGGAATTTGATTATGtcgaggaggaggaggaggaagaggaTGACGAAAATGAATATAGTGGCGAGAAACGAACGAGAAAGCCCATTAAAGCAAGATCGTTAAAGT is a window of Gossypium hirsutum isolate 1008001.06 chromosome D08, Gossypium_hirsutum_v2.1, whole genome shotgun sequence DNA encoding:
- the LOC107900878 gene encoding uncharacterized protein, which gives rise to MRIRKNKKLSWLIYAQGPRAESVHVCRLNQSPWDVNPLPQEPYPSYLHHRLEYEDSFNGNGGIGDSVGAVESEATMVGSKEQAIMKMGGMIIDDNGDNDEIKTAKKTQCQEEEALLQSSNNNSSSSSSDGGNNMNPTSLTSKKADNQLTRSRRGSRARTSRRGGSSSASNLNDFYYYSGFGPSWGKRRHGSDKESEISKNLVEVENNDSVTTAQNNSTLSSSSQIDDNEEFDYVEEEEEEEDDENEYSGEKRTRKPIKARSLKSLM